One window of the Desulfurispira natronophila genome contains the following:
- a CDS encoding type IV toxin-antitoxin system AbiEi family antitoxin domain-containing protein has protein sequence MKMDIRTTIQSDIFDYQTLMLALKGYSRPRSKVTALLASGDIIRVRKGLYVFSDDLRKGRLSREVLANLIYGPSYVSLESALSYYGLIPECPVIVTSVTTGRTRRYDTPVGYFRYQMLPLPAYRVGMDIAADGNSQYLIARPEKALADFVAQNRNISFTSCRAMERFLLEECRVDEESLMSLSLSTLDSIASHYTRKKVTLLAETLRRLQS, from the coding sequence ATGAAAATGGATATACGAACCACTATTCAATCAGACATTTTTGATTATCAAACCCTGATGCTGGCTCTGAAGGGGTACTCCCGTCCCCGCAGCAAGGTCACAGCGCTGCTGGCATCAGGTGATATTATCCGTGTGCGCAAAGGTCTGTATGTCTTTAGTGATGACTTGAGGAAAGGCCGATTGAGTCGCGAAGTGTTGGCAAACCTGATCTATGGTCCTTCGTACGTATCTTTGGAATCAGCTCTCTCTTACTACGGCCTCATACCTGAGTGTCCAGTTATCGTGACATCGGTAACCACTGGTCGTACCCGCAGGTATGACACCCCTGTTGGTTACTTTCGCTATCAGATGCTGCCACTGCCAGCATATCGCGTGGGCATGGATATTGCTGCTGATGGCAACAGTCAGTACCTGATAGCTCGGCCAGAGAAAGCACTTGCTGACTTTGTGGCCCAGAATAGAAATATAAGCTTCACAAGCTGTCGCGCTATGGAGCGTTTTTTACTGGAGGAATGTCGTGTAGATGAGGAGAGTCTGATGAGTCTTTCTCTGTCTACACTGGACTCTATAGCCAGTCACTATACGCGCAAAAAGGTAACCCTGCTGGCAGAGACTCTCAGGAGGCTGCAGTCATGA
- a CDS encoding nucleotidyl transferase AbiEii/AbiGii toxin family protein: protein MNRALETMLAKYNCSTTDEYVRALREILQEIALLGLWRSKFFEHAAFYGGTALRILYGLDRFSEDLDFSLLHPDPNFSLDAYRTHLEQELAAFGFKVHVDMKNKAVKSAVQSAFLKANTANELLVIQADEDFIRPLPHKQTVKIKIEIDTNPPAGFDTEVHYLLNPVPFGVRVYSRPDLFAGKMHALLFRRWKNRVKGRDWYDFVWYLTHYPKLHLAHLEQRMRQSGDWQQPEPVTPDDIRLLYDQTVQAIDIEQARAEVEPFVHNRDALAIWSREFFLSLADRIEFV, encoded by the coding sequence ATGAATAGAGCTCTGGAAACTATGTTGGCCAAGTATAACTGCTCAACAACAGATGAGTACGTAAGGGCGTTGCGGGAGATACTGCAGGAAATTGCACTGCTAGGTCTTTGGCGCAGCAAGTTTTTTGAGCATGCTGCATTTTATGGGGGAACGGCCTTGCGCATACTCTATGGCCTGGATCGGTTCTCTGAGGATCTGGATTTTTCGCTGTTGCACCCAGACCCAAACTTTAGCCTGGATGCGTATCGCACCCATCTTGAGCAGGAGCTTGCCGCCTTTGGCTTCAAGGTTCATGTAGATATGAAAAACAAAGCGGTTAAGTCAGCAGTGCAGTCGGCTTTCCTTAAGGCTAACACAGCAAATGAATTGCTGGTAATTCAAGCCGATGAAGATTTCATACGCCCACTTCCCCACAAACAAACGGTAAAGATTAAGATTGAGATCGACACCAACCCACCTGCGGGATTTGACACAGAAGTCCACTACCTGCTCAATCCTGTTCCTTTTGGAGTGCGGGTGTACTCACGACCTGACCTTTTTGCGGGTAAAATGCATGCCCTGCTTTTTCGTCGCTGGAAAAATCGTGTCAAGGGAAGGGACTGGTACGACTTTGTGTGGTATCTCACCCACTACCCCAAGCTGCACCTTGCTCACCTGGAGCAGCGCATGCGACAATCTGGTGACTGGCAACAACCTGAACCGGTTACCCCTGATGATATACGCTTACTTTACGACCAAACGGTACAAGCTATAGATATTGAACAGGCTCGTGCGGAAGTGGAACCCTTTGTGCACAACCGTGACGCCCTGGCCATCTGGTCCCGAGAGTTCTTTCTTTCTCTTGCCGACCGAATTGAGTTTGTGTAA
- a CDS encoding UvrD-helicase domain-containing protein, translating into MKNIELINASAGSGKTFTLTRHMQSAISKGLDPAGLMATTFTNKAAAELRERIRMQLLQQGNHAAAQAVLDGFIGTVNSICARLLTEYAIDAGLSPALDVMPEEESSRLFNIAVSAVMDAHADNIEPLARRLLYDGSGSGYQKNSDWRSVVHQIVDRARTNQIDRTTLDVSAQRSSAGMLALLDAPLSSVQTQKLTGLLQKTQRSLLGSQIADKTTQGSLDTINGLLRKLQLGEELYWGEWLKIMNLKSTKASAQILEPLQNAGAEVMACPEFHQDVQQFIQHIFACAAEGLEAYDRFKRKQGLMDFVDQEARVLVLCRSNQAFRDSMRQRLQMLMVDEFQDTSPIQLALFLELHALAGDSVWVGDPKQAIYGFRGTDPQLMEAVTNSIQNTSTLGYSWRSTRELVKFSNAVFAETFHELGRDKVCLQIPKARAKSARGGWLEAWHLLGKNKDSDTQGIAMGIAQLLKENPRILPSHIAVLCRTNYSCTSLASSLKSLGIKASVAEGSLLQTRECQLALAALRCMNDHYDTIALAELVHLHPHHQDHGQWLASVVNDPEVTREQWASDPMVQQLRAARQHISQWTPLEALERAMDAIDLPRIAGTWSNAPVRMGNLDQLRAHCVLYVDQCQARRSAATVAGFISHISSSDGAQAEGRDENTVQVLTYHRSKGLEWPVVILTDLGNEPKTHLFGTRVMPPSKFKKSKPLDSLLPPEGSTTVDLSDPLKGRWINFWPWPFGNQRKSPLDDVLDERLPDRKRLEKQDFDELLRLLYVGMTRARTGMVLVVRKQENKNSTKLVTKWLDLLCDHEGKGVLTLPMKSGKQQITVGKEKIDIQVRQFDASTMEEGEAPPQQQAYVAPVVSEVAQHRPARILASSLSSTEETTGDMQVVAQFDNSIEITGSPQFSSLGSAIHGYFGVDTSNMEESRKRVLATQLLQRFGVAQHIKAESVLNAASCLEQFISTHHPAAIIRREWPIFLRNEHHQTMQGWIDMLLELPEGYVIIDHKSYPGHQTTEKAREFAPQLQAYAEAVTKATGKPVLSTLLHLPVSGCVVRVCAK; encoded by the coding sequence GTGAAAAACATTGAACTCATAAACGCCAGCGCCGGATCGGGCAAAACCTTTACCCTGACCCGCCATATGCAAAGCGCCATCAGCAAGGGCCTTGATCCGGCAGGTCTCATGGCCACCACCTTCACCAACAAAGCCGCAGCTGAACTGCGGGAGCGCATACGCATGCAGCTGTTGCAGCAGGGCAATCACGCCGCTGCTCAGGCAGTACTCGATGGCTTTATCGGCACCGTCAACTCTATCTGTGCCCGCCTGCTGACCGAATACGCCATTGATGCCGGACTCTCCCCGGCCCTTGATGTCATGCCCGAAGAGGAAAGCAGCCGCCTCTTTAACATTGCCGTATCCGCTGTCATGGATGCCCACGCCGACAACATAGAGCCTCTGGCCCGTCGCCTGCTCTATGATGGCAGCGGCAGTGGCTACCAGAAAAACTCCGACTGGCGCTCCGTCGTCCACCAGATTGTGGACCGGGCCCGCACCAATCAGATTGATCGCACCACACTTGATGTCAGCGCCCAGCGCTCAAGCGCCGGAATGCTGGCTCTGCTGGATGCTCCCCTCAGCTCCGTTCAGACACAAAAACTCACCGGCCTTCTGCAAAAGACGCAAAGGTCTTTGCTGGGATCGCAAATTGCCGACAAAACCACCCAGGGCAGCCTCGATACGATCAATGGCCTGCTGCGTAAGTTGCAATTGGGCGAGGAGCTTTACTGGGGCGAGTGGCTGAAGATCATGAATCTCAAATCCACCAAGGCCAGCGCCCAGATTCTGGAGCCGCTGCAAAACGCCGGGGCAGAAGTTATGGCCTGTCCTGAATTCCACCAGGATGTGCAGCAGTTTATCCAGCATATCTTTGCCTGCGCTGCCGAAGGGCTGGAGGCCTACGACCGCTTCAAGCGCAAGCAGGGGCTGATGGATTTTGTGGATCAGGAGGCGCGGGTGCTGGTGCTGTGCCGTAGCAATCAGGCCTTTCGGGACTCCATGCGGCAGCGTCTACAGATGTTGATGGTGGATGAGTTCCAGGATACCAGCCCCATACAGTTGGCCCTCTTTCTGGAGCTGCACGCCCTGGCAGGCGATTCCGTCTGGGTAGGCGACCCCAAGCAGGCCATCTACGGATTTCGCGGTACTGACCCCCAGCTAATGGAGGCTGTTACCAACTCCATACAGAATACCAGCACCCTGGGCTACTCCTGGCGCTCGACCAGGGAGCTGGTGAAGTTCAGCAATGCTGTCTTTGCCGAAACCTTCCACGAGCTGGGCCGGGACAAGGTCTGTCTGCAGATCCCCAAAGCACGGGCTAAGTCCGCCCGTGGCGGCTGGCTGGAGGCTTGGCACCTGCTGGGGAAAAACAAGGACAGCGACACCCAGGGAATTGCCATGGGAATTGCCCAGCTGCTGAAGGAGAACCCCCGCATACTGCCAAGCCATATCGCCGTGCTGTGTCGCACCAATTACAGCTGCACCAGCCTGGCCAGCAGCCTTAAGTCCCTGGGCATCAAGGCCTCTGTGGCCGAGGGCTCCCTGCTGCAGACCCGCGAGTGTCAACTGGCTCTGGCCGCACTGCGCTGCATGAACGATCACTACGACACCATAGCCCTGGCGGAGCTGGTGCACCTGCATCCCCACCATCAGGATCACGGTCAGTGGCTGGCTTCAGTGGTCAATGATCCCGAGGTCACCAGGGAGCAGTGGGCCAGCGACCCCATGGTGCAGCAACTGCGGGCTGCCCGGCAGCATATCAGCCAGTGGACACCCCTGGAGGCGCTGGAGCGAGCCATGGATGCTATCGATCTTCCCCGCATTGCCGGTACCTGGAGCAATGCTCCTGTGCGCATGGGGAACCTGGATCAGCTGCGGGCCCACTGTGTGCTCTATGTTGACCAGTGCCAGGCCCGCCGCAGTGCCGCCACGGTAGCGGGCTTTATCAGCCATATCAGCTCCAGCGATGGCGCACAGGCCGAGGGGCGCGATGAAAACACCGTGCAGGTGCTGACTTACCACCGCTCCAAAGGGTTGGAGTGGCCGGTCGTCATCCTGACGGATCTGGGCAACGAGCCCAAAACGCATCTTTTTGGAACGCGGGTTATGCCTCCCTCCAAATTCAAAAAAAGCAAACCCCTCGACTCACTGCTGCCCCCCGAGGGGAGCACCACCGTGGACCTGAGCGACCCGCTCAAGGGACGCTGGATCAACTTCTGGCCTTGGCCCTTTGGCAATCAACGCAAGTCGCCCCTCGACGACGTTCTTGACGAGCGTCTGCCCGATCGCAAACGTCTGGAGAAGCAGGATTTTGATGAACTGCTGCGCCTGCTCTATGTCGGCATGACCCGTGCCCGCACCGGCATGGTACTGGTGGTGCGCAAGCAGGAGAACAAGAACAGCACCAAGCTGGTTACCAAGTGGCTCGACCTGCTGTGCGACCATGAAGGCAAAGGGGTACTGACACTTCCCATGAAAAGCGGCAAGCAACAGATCACTGTCGGAAAAGAGAAGATCGACATCCAGGTGCGGCAGTTTGATGCCAGCACCATGGAAGAAGGAGAAGCGCCACCACAGCAGCAGGCATATGTAGCACCGGTTGTAAGCGAAGTTGCGCAACACCGCCCTGCTCGCATCCTGGCCAGCAGTCTCAGTAGTACAGAAGAGACCACCGGAGACATGCAGGTGGTCGCTCAGTTTGATAACAGCATCGAAATTACCGGCAGCCCCCAGTTCAGCTCCCTGGGAAGCGCCATCCACGGCTATTTTGGCGTGGATACCAGCAACATGGAAGAGTCCCGCAAGCGGGTGCTGGCCACACAGCTGCTGCAGCGCTTTGGTGTGGCGCAACACATCAAGGCTGAGTCCGTCCTTAATGCAGCCAGCTGCCTGGAGCAGTTCATCAGCACCCACCACCCGGCAGCCATCATTCGCCGCGAGTGGCCCATATTTCTGCGCAATGAGCATCACCAGACCATGCAGGGCTGGATTGATATGCTGCTTGAGCTCCCTGAGGGCTACGTTATCATCGATCACAAAAGCTATCCGGGGCATCAGACCACGGAAAAAGCGCGGGAGTTTGCTCCCCAGCTCCAGGCCTACGCCGAAGCAGTCACAAAAGCTACTGGCAAGCCAGTGCTATCGACGCTGTTGCATCTGCCTGTGAGTGGTTGTGTGGTGAGGGTTTGCGCAAAATAA